The following are from one region of the Magallana gigas chromosome 6, xbMagGiga1.1, whole genome shotgun sequence genome:
- the LOC105340623 gene encoding solute carrier organic anion transporter family member 4A1 isoform X1 — protein sequence MSLDVHDQSETLMSMDNGNKTKSRVGEEDEEIEPYGCCCFKPKCLQVFNKIQWNVFWQCIFNFFEGFIVNGVVNVIIPALEKRYSLSSQRSAIIASGNDFGAFIFFVFIGYIGERVHKPKLMAAGVLVMSLGSFVFLLPHFIGEKYHYTLSENNGINNSTGAMCNLDHASEQCETTASDTSSYVGYYAMFILGQMFHGIGAVPMFTIALTYIDENCKQKMTSFYVSLTFCSAAVGVAVGYIVGGQTLGYFVDIDKVPQSAVDLTPNDPQWVGAWWIGIVISFFAFFFIVLPTLGFPKRLPGYKELQKTKISEAYDSGKDDEATTRPDFGTKFKDIPKAVWLLLKNPTFVFIMLGATIELLVVGGLAVFGAKLIHVLFNVDLTTAGSVMGIITIPGSGGGMLLGGYIPKKLKLRCRGIIRLCFICMAICLLFSPTFLINCPDQPISGLDTPYIKESGIQGLDANCNKNCGCTTSAFEPICDSNQTVYFSPCHAGCTKVTFVNGEKSYYNCSCIWTPNNSSVADAINGSCAEKCQWFYAFCVLLFGIMFFTFMTMSPVVTAIFRCVPDNQRSLALGLQLLIGRLLGTTPGPIFLGYIIDSTCTIWQEDCGETGSCWTYNKHDLGVRILIWWLALKVVGVIFFYIAYRLYKPPPMEDKSQNMDINTIQNNCTKDETKL from the exons ATGTCGCTGGACGTACACGACCAATCCGAG ACATTGATGTCGATGGACAACGGGAACAAAACGAAAAGCCGGGTTGGTGAAGAAGATGAAGAAATCGAACCGTATGGATGCTGCTGTTTCAAACCAAA atgcctgcaagtcTTCAATAAAATCCAGTGGAACGTCTTCTGGCAGTGCATATTCAACTTCTTTGAAGGATTCATTGTAAATGGCGTCGTCAACGTAATTATTCCAGCGTTGGAGAAGAGATACAGTCTATCCAGTCAACGCTCTGCTATCATCGCGTCTGGAAATGACTTTGGagcttttattttctttgtattcattggGTACATTGGGGAACGTGTGCATAAACCTAAACTAATGGCAGCGGGGGTGTTGGTGATGTCGCTCGGTAGTTTTGTCTTTCTCTTACCACACTTTATCGGAGAAAAATATCACTATACTCTTTCGG AAAACAATGGGATTAATAACAGTACAGGAGCCATGTGTAATTTAGACCATGCGTCGGAACAATGTGAAACAACTGCGTCAGACACGTCGTCCTATGTCGGGTATTACGCTATGTTCATATTAGGACAAATGTTCCATGGAATAGGAGCGGTGCCTATGTTTACCATAGCCTTGACATATATCGATGAaaattgtaaacagaaaatgacgTCTTTTTACGTCT CCTTGACCTTCTGTTCCGCTGCTGTTGGCGTGGCCGTTGGTTACATTGTTGGAGGTCAAACACTCGGGTATTTCGTGGACATTGATAAAGTTCCTCAATCTGC GGTGGATTTGACCCCGAATGACCCCCAATGGGTAGGAGCCTGGTGGATTGGAATAGTCATTAGCTTTTTCGCCTTTTTCTTCATTGTACTACCGACTTTGGGCTTTCCAAAACGTTTACCAG GATATAAAGAGCTTCAGAAGACGAAAATATCAGAGGCATATGACTCCGGAAAAGACGACGAGGCAACCACAAGACCAGATTTTGGCACGAAATTTAAGGACATTCCAAAAGCAGTTTGGCTGCTG CTAAAGAATCCCACGTTTGTTTTCATCATGCTAGGAGCTACAATAGAATTGCTGGTGGTCGGCGGACTTGCTGTGTTTGGGGCCAAACTTATTCATGTTTTGTTCAACGTTGATTTAACAACCGCGGGAAGTGTTATGG gTATCATAACTATTCCCGGGTCTGGAGGGGGCATGCTTCTGGGAGGGTATATACCCAAGAAACTGAAACTGCGATGTCGTGGAATCATCCGACTATGCTTCATTTGTATGGCTATTTGTCTTTTGTTTTCTCCTACATTTCTTATTAACTGTCCTGATCAACCAATAAGTGGACTGGATACTCCATACATAAAAGAGAG TGGTATACAGGGATTGGATGCAAATTGTAACAAAAATTGCGGATGTACAACTTCAGCATTTGAACCAATCTGTGATTCAAACCAAACCGTTTATTTTTCCCCTTGTCACGCAGGTTGCACAAAAGTCACGTTTGTTAATGGTGAAAAG TCATACTACAACTGTTCGTGTATATGGACACCAAACAATAGTTCCGTTGCTGACGCCATTAACGGAAGCTGCGCAGAAAAGTGCCAGTGGTTTTACgctttttgtgttttgttatttGGCATAATGTTTTTCACCTTCATGACAATGTCCCCAGTCGTGACAGCAATTTTCAG ATGTGTTCCCGACAATCAGAGATCTCTAGCATTAGGATTACAGCTTTTGATTGGTCGTCTTTTAG gAACAACTCCAGGACCCATTTTTCTTGGATACATCATTGACAGTACCTGTACAATCTGGCAAGAAGATTGTGGCGAAACCGGCTCGTGTTGGACCTACAACAAACATGACCTTGGTGTGCGCATATTGATTTGGTGGCTGGCTTTAAAAGTCGTTGGGGTTATATTTTTCTACATTGCATACAGACTATATAAGCCACCTCCTATGGAAGACAAGAGTCAAAATATGGACATAAATACAATCCAAAATAATTGTACGAAAGATGAAACCAAGTTGTAG
- the LOC105340623 gene encoding solute carrier organic anion transporter family member 4A1 isoform X3 produces MSLDVHDQSETLMSMDNGNKTKSRVGEEDEEIEPYGCCCFKPKCLQVFNKIQWNVFWQCIFNFFEGFIVNGVVNVIIPALEKRYSLSSQRSAIIASGNDFGAFIFFVFIGYIGERVHKPKLMAAGVLVMSLENNGINNSTGAMCNLDHASEQCETTASDTSSYVGYYAMFILGQMFHGIGAVPMFTIALTYIDENCKQKMTSFYVSLTFCSAAVGVAVGYIVGGQTLGYFVDIDKVPQSAVDLTPNDPQWVGAWWIGIVISFFAFFFIVLPTLGFPKRLPGYKELQKTKISEAYDSGKDDEATTRPDFGTKFKDIPKAVWLLLKNPTFVFIMLGATIELLVVGGLAVFGAKLIHVLFNVDLTTAGSVMGIITIPGSGGGMLLGGYIPKKLKLRCRGIIRLCFICMAICLLFSPTFLINCPDQPISGLDTPYIKESGIQGLDANCNKNCGCTTSAFEPICDSNQTVYFSPCHAGCTKVTFVNGEKSYYNCSCIWTPNNSSVADAINGSCAEKCQWFYAFCVLLFGIMFFTFMTMSPVVTAIFRCVPDNQRSLALGLQLLIGRLLGTTPGPIFLGYIIDSTCTIWQEDCGETGSCWTYNKHDLGVRILIWWLALKVVGVIFFYIAYRLYKPPPMEDKSQNMDINTIQNNCTKDETKL; encoded by the exons ATGTCGCTGGACGTACACGACCAATCCGAG ACATTGATGTCGATGGACAACGGGAACAAAACGAAAAGCCGGGTTGGTGAAGAAGATGAAGAAATCGAACCGTATGGATGCTGCTGTTTCAAACCAAA atgcctgcaagtcTTCAATAAAATCCAGTGGAACGTCTTCTGGCAGTGCATATTCAACTTCTTTGAAGGATTCATTGTAAATGGCGTCGTCAACGTAATTATTCCAGCGTTGGAGAAGAGATACAGTCTATCCAGTCAACGCTCTGCTATCATCGCGTCTGGAAATGACTTTGGagcttttattttctttgtattcattggGTACATTGGGGAACGTGTGCATAAACCTAAACTAATGGCAGCGGGGGTGTTGGTGATGTCGCTCG AAAACAATGGGATTAATAACAGTACAGGAGCCATGTGTAATTTAGACCATGCGTCGGAACAATGTGAAACAACTGCGTCAGACACGTCGTCCTATGTCGGGTATTACGCTATGTTCATATTAGGACAAATGTTCCATGGAATAGGAGCGGTGCCTATGTTTACCATAGCCTTGACATATATCGATGAaaattgtaaacagaaaatgacgTCTTTTTACGTCT CCTTGACCTTCTGTTCCGCTGCTGTTGGCGTGGCCGTTGGTTACATTGTTGGAGGTCAAACACTCGGGTATTTCGTGGACATTGATAAAGTTCCTCAATCTGC GGTGGATTTGACCCCGAATGACCCCCAATGGGTAGGAGCCTGGTGGATTGGAATAGTCATTAGCTTTTTCGCCTTTTTCTTCATTGTACTACCGACTTTGGGCTTTCCAAAACGTTTACCAG GATATAAAGAGCTTCAGAAGACGAAAATATCAGAGGCATATGACTCCGGAAAAGACGACGAGGCAACCACAAGACCAGATTTTGGCACGAAATTTAAGGACATTCCAAAAGCAGTTTGGCTGCTG CTAAAGAATCCCACGTTTGTTTTCATCATGCTAGGAGCTACAATAGAATTGCTGGTGGTCGGCGGACTTGCTGTGTTTGGGGCCAAACTTATTCATGTTTTGTTCAACGTTGATTTAACAACCGCGGGAAGTGTTATGG gTATCATAACTATTCCCGGGTCTGGAGGGGGCATGCTTCTGGGAGGGTATATACCCAAGAAACTGAAACTGCGATGTCGTGGAATCATCCGACTATGCTTCATTTGTATGGCTATTTGTCTTTTGTTTTCTCCTACATTTCTTATTAACTGTCCTGATCAACCAATAAGTGGACTGGATACTCCATACATAAAAGAGAG TGGTATACAGGGATTGGATGCAAATTGTAACAAAAATTGCGGATGTACAACTTCAGCATTTGAACCAATCTGTGATTCAAACCAAACCGTTTATTTTTCCCCTTGTCACGCAGGTTGCACAAAAGTCACGTTTGTTAATGGTGAAAAG TCATACTACAACTGTTCGTGTATATGGACACCAAACAATAGTTCCGTTGCTGACGCCATTAACGGAAGCTGCGCAGAAAAGTGCCAGTGGTTTTACgctttttgtgttttgttatttGGCATAATGTTTTTCACCTTCATGACAATGTCCCCAGTCGTGACAGCAATTTTCAG ATGTGTTCCCGACAATCAGAGATCTCTAGCATTAGGATTACAGCTTTTGATTGGTCGTCTTTTAG gAACAACTCCAGGACCCATTTTTCTTGGATACATCATTGACAGTACCTGTACAATCTGGCAAGAAGATTGTGGCGAAACCGGCTCGTGTTGGACCTACAACAAACATGACCTTGGTGTGCGCATATTGATTTGGTGGCTGGCTTTAAAAGTCGTTGGGGTTATATTTTTCTACATTGCATACAGACTATATAAGCCACCTCCTATGGAAGACAAGAGTCAAAATATGGACATAAATACAATCCAAAATAATTGTACGAAAGATGAAACCAAGTTGTAG
- the LOC105340623 gene encoding solute carrier organic anion transporter family member 4A1 isoform X2 — MSMDNGNKTKSRVGEEDEEIEPYGCCCFKPKCLQVFNKIQWNVFWQCIFNFFEGFIVNGVVNVIIPALEKRYSLSSQRSAIIASGNDFGAFIFFVFIGYIGERVHKPKLMAAGVLVMSLGSFVFLLPHFIGEKYHYTLSENNGINNSTGAMCNLDHASEQCETTASDTSSYVGYYAMFILGQMFHGIGAVPMFTIALTYIDENCKQKMTSFYVSLTFCSAAVGVAVGYIVGGQTLGYFVDIDKVPQSAVDLTPNDPQWVGAWWIGIVISFFAFFFIVLPTLGFPKRLPGYKELQKTKISEAYDSGKDDEATTRPDFGTKFKDIPKAVWLLLKNPTFVFIMLGATIELLVVGGLAVFGAKLIHVLFNVDLTTAGSVMGIITIPGSGGGMLLGGYIPKKLKLRCRGIIRLCFICMAICLLFSPTFLINCPDQPISGLDTPYIKESGIQGLDANCNKNCGCTTSAFEPICDSNQTVYFSPCHAGCTKVTFVNGEKSYYNCSCIWTPNNSSVADAINGSCAEKCQWFYAFCVLLFGIMFFTFMTMSPVVTAIFRCVPDNQRSLALGLQLLIGRLLGTTPGPIFLGYIIDSTCTIWQEDCGETGSCWTYNKHDLGVRILIWWLALKVVGVIFFYIAYRLYKPPPMEDKSQNMDINTIQNNCTKDETKL; from the exons ATGTCGATGGACAACGGGAACAAAACGAAAAGCCGGGTTGGTGAAGAAGATGAAGAAATCGAACCGTATGGATGCTGCTGTTTCAAACCAAA atgcctgcaagtcTTCAATAAAATCCAGTGGAACGTCTTCTGGCAGTGCATATTCAACTTCTTTGAAGGATTCATTGTAAATGGCGTCGTCAACGTAATTATTCCAGCGTTGGAGAAGAGATACAGTCTATCCAGTCAACGCTCTGCTATCATCGCGTCTGGAAATGACTTTGGagcttttattttctttgtattcattggGTACATTGGGGAACGTGTGCATAAACCTAAACTAATGGCAGCGGGGGTGTTGGTGATGTCGCTCGGTAGTTTTGTCTTTCTCTTACCACACTTTATCGGAGAAAAATATCACTATACTCTTTCGG AAAACAATGGGATTAATAACAGTACAGGAGCCATGTGTAATTTAGACCATGCGTCGGAACAATGTGAAACAACTGCGTCAGACACGTCGTCCTATGTCGGGTATTACGCTATGTTCATATTAGGACAAATGTTCCATGGAATAGGAGCGGTGCCTATGTTTACCATAGCCTTGACATATATCGATGAaaattgtaaacagaaaatgacgTCTTTTTACGTCT CCTTGACCTTCTGTTCCGCTGCTGTTGGCGTGGCCGTTGGTTACATTGTTGGAGGTCAAACACTCGGGTATTTCGTGGACATTGATAAAGTTCCTCAATCTGC GGTGGATTTGACCCCGAATGACCCCCAATGGGTAGGAGCCTGGTGGATTGGAATAGTCATTAGCTTTTTCGCCTTTTTCTTCATTGTACTACCGACTTTGGGCTTTCCAAAACGTTTACCAG GATATAAAGAGCTTCAGAAGACGAAAATATCAGAGGCATATGACTCCGGAAAAGACGACGAGGCAACCACAAGACCAGATTTTGGCACGAAATTTAAGGACATTCCAAAAGCAGTTTGGCTGCTG CTAAAGAATCCCACGTTTGTTTTCATCATGCTAGGAGCTACAATAGAATTGCTGGTGGTCGGCGGACTTGCTGTGTTTGGGGCCAAACTTATTCATGTTTTGTTCAACGTTGATTTAACAACCGCGGGAAGTGTTATGG gTATCATAACTATTCCCGGGTCTGGAGGGGGCATGCTTCTGGGAGGGTATATACCCAAGAAACTGAAACTGCGATGTCGTGGAATCATCCGACTATGCTTCATTTGTATGGCTATTTGTCTTTTGTTTTCTCCTACATTTCTTATTAACTGTCCTGATCAACCAATAAGTGGACTGGATACTCCATACATAAAAGAGAG TGGTATACAGGGATTGGATGCAAATTGTAACAAAAATTGCGGATGTACAACTTCAGCATTTGAACCAATCTGTGATTCAAACCAAACCGTTTATTTTTCCCCTTGTCACGCAGGTTGCACAAAAGTCACGTTTGTTAATGGTGAAAAG TCATACTACAACTGTTCGTGTATATGGACACCAAACAATAGTTCCGTTGCTGACGCCATTAACGGAAGCTGCGCAGAAAAGTGCCAGTGGTTTTACgctttttgtgttttgttatttGGCATAATGTTTTTCACCTTCATGACAATGTCCCCAGTCGTGACAGCAATTTTCAG ATGTGTTCCCGACAATCAGAGATCTCTAGCATTAGGATTACAGCTTTTGATTGGTCGTCTTTTAG gAACAACTCCAGGACCCATTTTTCTTGGATACATCATTGACAGTACCTGTACAATCTGGCAAGAAGATTGTGGCGAAACCGGCTCGTGTTGGACCTACAACAAACATGACCTTGGTGTGCGCATATTGATTTGGTGGCTGGCTTTAAAAGTCGTTGGGGTTATATTTTTCTACATTGCATACAGACTATATAAGCCACCTCCTATGGAAGACAAGAGTCAAAATATGGACATAAATACAATCCAAAATAATTGTACGAAAGATGAAACCAAGTTGTAG